The DNA sequence CGTCGAAGGGCATCCAATAGAAACTAAATTCAATGTGAAGGCAGGAGGTATCTACTATCTCATGTTTACTAAGCAGTTTGATGTGAGTGCAGGAACCAAAGAAAAAGTGTTCATTACAAATTCGGAAATGGAAATTAATACCGGGGTTTTAGAAGGTGGTCTGCTTGATTCCAGTGATGTGATAGGTTTTGTTACCGAAGAGTTTGCTATAGAACAGCTAAAAAAGACTAAAAAGACTGGTCTGCAAGTTGATCAAAACAAAATATAACAAGCAAAGGTAGCGGATAAACCGCTGCTTTGGGCGTTAAAAGGAATCAGCATGATTAGGTGGGTGTCTATAGTCCTTGGTGCTCCGGCCGTTGTGCTATTGGCCTTTATCGGAGCGTATGAGCTTCATGCGAACTCAATTATTGATTGTTCCGATGATATCGATGACTGGAGCAAAGTTGAAGATATTAAGAAAAAGGTTCTAGCTATACCCTTTGTTGAAGTTAGCATGGGTGAGCCAGGTTATCTCGAGTATGAGGGTATCTGGTTTGATGGCTATGTGAAGGTCTCTAGCTCTATTTTTGGAAACTCGATTTTCACACGGCTCTATATTAGCAATGGAGTTTACGCAAATTGTCGTCGCTCGTATAGCCAATGGTGGTATGTGGCATTGGAAGAAAGTCTCTTTATAACAAGCGGTTGTAGCAAGGCCGCACAGGGCGCGGCTGAACGGCTTACACTGCGCTCCAGCCGCCACTAAACCGGGCGTTAGGGCTCCGAGTTACCCACATTTAGTAGACACCTACTATAGTTAGCTTCACGGCTAACATGGAGGTGTGAGATGGCAAGAAAAAGAAAAGAAGCCTATACCGAAGAGTTTCGTCGCGAGGCGGTTCGGCGGGCAGTGAAGGCCTTGTAAATGTCTCCCCAAAAGGCATGGATAGTTTTAGGGTTTTAAGTGGTTCTAAGGAGGCTTGGCTAAATCTTACCGGTAGTGGTAATGAAACGGCAGCTCATGTTCTTGAGAATCGTAGAATGACAATAATGTTTTGCTCATTTGATAAGCAGCCACTTATATTAAGGTTGTATGGGAAGGCAAAAGCTATTCACCCTCGAGAGGATGAATGGCGGGACCTTATGAGGCTATTTCCTGAGTACACTGGAGCACGACAAGTTTTTGAAGTGGATATAGAGCTTGTGCAAACGTCATGTGGCTATGCTGTCCCTTTCTATGATTTAGTTGGTGAGCGTCCAACATTAAGGAAGTGGGCTGATAACCGTGGGCGTGAGGGTGTCGAGGAATATTGGCAAGAGAAAAACACCAAAAGCCTGGATGGGAAAGATACTGGAATCATCGGAAATGCGTAACAATCACAAGCAGACATGGGCAAACTACCGCTGGTGCTCTAAATTTGCTCCTGTTATGGACGTTTTCAATGAATAAGCTAACTCTAGCAACCATTCTTCTGTTGCCAATAACCTGCTTCGGTAGCAGCTTTGAAGAAGAGTTGGTGTCTGCTGCAAAGGATCGAACCAAGCACCATGTGATTTACGATGGCTCTTATGTTTCGATCTCTTACCCAGGTGGAGATGTGTCACCAAATAAAGGTGTCTGTACGGATGTTGTAATTCGGTCGTATCGGGCGCTGGGTGTGGATCTTCAGGTTCTGGTTCATGAGGATATAACCGATAACTTTGATCTGTATCCATCCAAAACGATTTGGGGGCTATCCAAGGCCGATAAAAATATCGATCACCGTCGAGTTCCGAATCTGCAGACCTTCTTTTCACGGTATGGCACGGTATTGCCAATTACTGAAGATCCAGAAGACTATTCACCCGGTGATCTTGTTACCTGGATGTTGCCCGGAAAGCGTCCGCATATTGGTATTGTTGTGGATGAGTATTCCTCTGAAACAGGGACTCCACTTATTGTTCATAATGTGGGTCGTGGGCCCCGCATGGAGAATAAGCTATTTTTATATGAGATTACCGGACACTACCGGTTTGTTCCTGAAAAATATAAAAACTATGATATACAGAATGGCGAAACTCCATCTTTGGAGTAGCATGTTATCGTTCTACTCTTATGTCAGAGACAGAGTCTGGTTCGCGGCTGAAGCCGCTCCTACAGCATTTTGAGTAAGGTGCCCCATTCGTTCTCTGTTACTGGTTGGACGGAGAGGCGGCCTTGTTTTACCAGTGTCATATTTTCCAGTGCTTTTGTGGCCTTAATCTCGGTAAGTGGAATCAGCCTCGGAAACTTCTGCTCCAGCTGTACATCAACACAAAACCAGCGCGGGTTTTCTGCCGTTGCCTTCGGATCAAAATATTTACTCTCGGGATTGAATTGATCCGGGTCTGGGTAGGCGGCCTTCACGACTTTCATAACGCCGATGATACCAGCGGGTTTGCAGCTGGAATGGTAGAAAAATACTTGATCATTAACGGAGACCTGATCTCGCAGCAGGTTGCGTGCCTGGTAATTGCGAATGCCATTCCAGTGTCCGGTCTGGTTGGGTTCCGCGGCTAGTTGGTCGATGCTGTATTCGTCGGGTTCGGATTTGAATAGCCAATACTTCATTAGGGTACCTCTAAAAATGCACTTTTTCCGCGATGGCTGCGTTGGTATCGTACTCGACTCCTCATGTATGTGTATACACTCCGGGTCTCCGTGCGCTACCGCCTTGC is a window from the Porticoccaceae bacterium LTM1 genome containing:
- a CDS encoding EVE domain-containing protein is translated as MKYWLFKSEPDEYSIDQLAAEPNQTGHWNGIRNYQARNLLRDQVSVNDQVFFYHSSCKPAGIIGVMKVVKAAYPDPDQFNPESKYFDPKATAENPRWFCVDVQLEQKFPRLIPLTEIKATKALENMTLVKQGRLSVQPVTENEWGTLLKML
- a CDS encoding DUF1287 domain-containing protein, with the protein product MNKLTLATILLLPITCFGSSFEEELVSAAKDRTKHHVIYDGSYVSISYPGGDVSPNKGVCTDVVIRSYRALGVDLQVLVHEDITDNFDLYPSKTIWGLSKADKNIDHRRVPNLQTFFSRYGTVLPITEDPEDYSPGDLVTWMLPGKRPHIGIVVDEYSSETGTPLIVHNVGRGPRMENKLFLYEITGHYRFVPEKYKNYDIQNGETPSLE
- a CDS encoding pyridoxamine 5'-phosphate oxidase family protein, with the protein product MDSFRVLSGSKEAWLNLTGSGNETAAHVLENRRMTIMFCSFDKQPLILRLYGKAKAIHPREDEWRDLMRLFPEYTGARQVFEVDIELVQTSCGYAVPFYDLVGERPTLRKWADNRGREGVEEYWQEKNTKSLDGKDTGIIGNA